A region of Xylocopa sonorina isolate GNS202 chromosome 13, iyXylSono1_principal, whole genome shotgun sequence DNA encodes the following proteins:
- the Su(var)2-10 gene encoding E3 SUMO-protein ligase Su(var)2-10 isoform X1 yields the protein MAESKELENMVLSFRVSELQMLLGFAGRNKSGRKNELQARALELLRLRSHPVQLKIRELYKTIQADQLAAHQMYGQTGGTGEPQIDQNMHSRNYYTRQAINQQQQSQTSVSSGKDLPPAHQASLPQAPRANPVYQSTGYTSVTPQQTTNAAFNPYPYASKVLQSPLQIQPRSQYPVHPDVRLKKLPFFDLLAELLKPSSLMPQGSMRLQENTFMFHLTPQQSTDVASSRDCRAGSKMDYTVQIQMRFCLQETSCEQEDCFPPNIAVKVNGKLCPLPNPIPTNKPGVEPKRPPRPVNISPLVKLSPTVANQIHVTWSADYSRRYAIAIYLVRKLSSAELLSRLKNRGVRHSDYTRGLIKEKLNEDADSEIATTSLRVSLACPLGKMRMCTPCRASTCSHLQCFDASLFLQMNERKPTWNCPVCDKPALYDNLVIDGYFQEVLNSKKLLLDVNEIQLLQDGSWENLVLKKEKDKEKSETNVITNSQDRKIDVDTVDLDESNPAPPKEKKRAVVIDLISDSDDDDEHSAPTQSTKKLATGTSSPKKSQTSSISSTSESPDLMIIDLE from the exons ATGGCGGAGAGTAAAGAACTGGAG AATATGGTATTGAGTTTTCGAGTGTCTGAACTTCAGATGCTTCTTGGTTTTGCCGGTAGAAATAAATCAGGTAGAAAAAACGAATTACAAGCACGTGCGCTAGAATTGTTACGTTTGAGATCTCATCCAGTTCAGCTCAAAATACGTGAATTATATAAAACCATACA AGCTGATCAATTGGCTGCACACCAAATGTATGGTCAAACAGGAGGTACTGGAGAGCCACAAATAGATCAAAACATGCACTCCAGAAATTATTACACAAG ACAAGCTATCAATCAACAACAACAGTCACAGACATCGGTTTCCAGTGGAAAAGATTTACCACCTGCACATCAGGCATCTCTACCTCAAGCACCTAGAGCTAATCCAGTATATCAATCGACAGGATACACTAGCGTTACACCACAA CAAACAACAAATGCAGCCTTTAATCCCTATCCATACGCATCAAAAGTTTTACAATCACCGTTGCAAATACAACCCAGGAGTCAGTATCCCGTTCATCCAGATGTCAGATTGAAAAAACTACCATTTTTTGATTTACTGGCTGAATTGTTGAAGCCATCTAGTCTAATGCCTCAAGGATCTATGAGACTTCAAGAAAATACATTTATGTTCCATTTGACACCACAACAATCAACAGACGTAGCAAGTTCTCGAGATTGTCGAGCAGGAAGTAAAATGGATTACACAGTACAG ATACAAATGAGATTTTGCTTACAAGAGACATCTTGTGAACAAGAAGACTGTTTTCCTCCAAATATCGCCGTAAAGGTTAACGGGAAGTTGTGTCCCTTACCT AACCCAATACCCACAAATAAACCAGGAGTAGAGCCAAAGAGGCCACCACGGCCTGTCAATATTAGTCCTTTAGTTAAATTATCGCCTACAGTAGCAAATCAGATTCACGTCACGTGGTCAGCTGATTATAGCAGACGATATGCAATCGCCATATATCTTGTTCGAAAGCTTTCAAGTGCCGAATTGTTATCAAGATTAAAGAATAGAGGTGTCCGACATTCGGATTATACAAGAGGTTTAA TTAAGGAAAAACTAAATGAAGACGCAGACAGTGAAATAGCCACAACGTCGCTTAGAGTATCGTTAGCCTGTCCGTTAGGCAAGATGCGAATGTGTACACCGTGTCGTGCGTCAACATGTTCGCATTTGCAATGTTTCGATGCATCATTGttccttcaaatgaacgaaagaaAACCGACGTGGAATTGTCCAGTTTGTGATAAGccggcgttatacgataatCTCGTAATCGATGGATACTTCCAGGAGGTGTTGAACTCTAAGAAACTATTACTAGATGTGAACGAGATTCAACTGTTACAAGATGGATCATGGGAGAATTTAGTCctgaaaaaagagaaagataaGGAGAAGAGTGAGACGAACGTTATCACGAATTCACAAGATCGGAAAATCGACGTGGATACGGTCGACCTAG ACGAAAGCAATCCGGCTCCGCCAAAGGAAAAGAAACGGGCTGTTGTTATTGATCTAATATCAGAtagcgatgacgatgacgaacaTAGCGCGCCCACACAAAGTACAAAAAAATTAGCCACTGGCACTTCGTCACCAAAAAAATCGCAAACCAGTTCGATTAGCAGTACAAGCGAATCGCCAGATTTAATGATAAtagatttagaatag
- the Su(var)2-10 gene encoding E3 SUMO-protein ligase Su(var)2-10 isoform X2, which produces MYGQTGGTGEPQIDQNMHSRNYYTRQAINQQQQSQTSVSSGKDLPPAHQASLPQAPRANPVYQSTGYTSVTPQQTTNAAFNPYPYASKVLQSPLQIQPRSQYPVHPDVRLKKLPFFDLLAELLKPSSLMPQGSMRLQENTFMFHLTPQQSTDVASSRDCRAGSKMDYTVQIQMRFCLQETSCEQEDCFPPNIAVKVNGKLCPLPNPIPTNKPGVEPKRPPRPVNISPLVKLSPTVANQIHVTWSADYSRRYAIAIYLVRKLSSAELLSRLKNRGVRHSDYTRGLIKEKLNEDADSEIATTSLRVSLACPLGKMRMCTPCRASTCSHLQCFDASLFLQMNERKPTWNCPVCDKPALYDNLVIDGYFQEVLNSKKLLLDVNEIQLLQDGSWENLVLKKEKDKEKSETNVITNSQDRKIDVDTVDLDESNPAPPKEKKRAVVIDLISDSDDDDEHSAPTQSTKKLATGTSSPKKSQTSSISSTSESPDLMIIDLE; this is translated from the exons ATGTATGGTCAAACAGGAGGTACTGGAGAGCCACAAATAGATCAAAACATGCACTCCAGAAATTATTACACAAG ACAAGCTATCAATCAACAACAACAGTCACAGACATCGGTTTCCAGTGGAAAAGATTTACCACCTGCACATCAGGCATCTCTACCTCAAGCACCTAGAGCTAATCCAGTATATCAATCGACAGGATACACTAGCGTTACACCACAA CAAACAACAAATGCAGCCTTTAATCCCTATCCATACGCATCAAAAGTTTTACAATCACCGTTGCAAATACAACCCAGGAGTCAGTATCCCGTTCATCCAGATGTCAGATTGAAAAAACTACCATTTTTTGATTTACTGGCTGAATTGTTGAAGCCATCTAGTCTAATGCCTCAAGGATCTATGAGACTTCAAGAAAATACATTTATGTTCCATTTGACACCACAACAATCAACAGACGTAGCAAGTTCTCGAGATTGTCGAGCAGGAAGTAAAATGGATTACACAGTACAG ATACAAATGAGATTTTGCTTACAAGAGACATCTTGTGAACAAGAAGACTGTTTTCCTCCAAATATCGCCGTAAAGGTTAACGGGAAGTTGTGTCCCTTACCT AACCCAATACCCACAAATAAACCAGGAGTAGAGCCAAAGAGGCCACCACGGCCTGTCAATATTAGTCCTTTAGTTAAATTATCGCCTACAGTAGCAAATCAGATTCACGTCACGTGGTCAGCTGATTATAGCAGACGATATGCAATCGCCATATATCTTGTTCGAAAGCTTTCAAGTGCCGAATTGTTATCAAGATTAAAGAATAGAGGTGTCCGACATTCGGATTATACAAGAGGTTTAA TTAAGGAAAAACTAAATGAAGACGCAGACAGTGAAATAGCCACAACGTCGCTTAGAGTATCGTTAGCCTGTCCGTTAGGCAAGATGCGAATGTGTACACCGTGTCGTGCGTCAACATGTTCGCATTTGCAATGTTTCGATGCATCATTGttccttcaaatgaacgaaagaaAACCGACGTGGAATTGTCCAGTTTGTGATAAGccggcgttatacgataatCTCGTAATCGATGGATACTTCCAGGAGGTGTTGAACTCTAAGAAACTATTACTAGATGTGAACGAGATTCAACTGTTACAAGATGGATCATGGGAGAATTTAGTCctgaaaaaagagaaagataaGGAGAAGAGTGAGACGAACGTTATCACGAATTCACAAGATCGGAAAATCGACGTGGATACGGTCGACCTAG ACGAAAGCAATCCGGCTCCGCCAAAGGAAAAGAAACGGGCTGTTGTTATTGATCTAATATCAGAtagcgatgacgatgacgaacaTAGCGCGCCCACACAAAGTACAAAAAAATTAGCCACTGGCACTTCGTCACCAAAAAAATCGCAAACCAGTTCGATTAGCAGTACAAGCGAATCGCCAGATTTAATGATAAtagatttagaatag
- the Nachrbeta2 gene encoding nicotinic acetylcholine receptor beta2 isoform X1 produces MRMMTLGVFFNVLHIIYGVARLKTYEANPDTKRLYDDLLSNYNRLIRPVINNTETLTVWLGLKLSQLIEMNLKNQVMTTNVWVEQKWFDYKLRWDPEDYGGVEMLYVPSENIWLPDIVLYNNADGNYEVTLMTKATLKYTGEVSWKPPAIYKSSCEINVEYFPFDEQSCIMKFGSWTYNGAQVDLKHMKQEPGSNLVATGIDLNDFYLSVEWDILEVPASRNEEYYPCCTEPYSDITFNITMRRKTLFYTVNLIIPCVGITFLTVLVFYLPSDSGEKVSLCSSILLSLTVFFLLLAEIIPPTSLAIPLLGKYLLFTMILVTLSIWITVCVLNVHFRSPSTHNMSPWVRQVFLNWMPRILMMRRTPYSTPEYDDTYMDSGYTNEIDFSVSDYPLELKGSPDGFESVTSQYKNIREDDARHMPHASVTDSDIIPVTDSENTMPRNLSPDVISALKGVRFIAQHIKNADKDNEIIEDWKFVAMVLDRLFLWVFTLACTGGTLGIIFQAPSLYDTREPVDQQLSQISFRNYMYPNVEEVLKDDLKL; encoded by the exons ATGCGAATGATGACGTTGGGCGTGTTTTTCAATGTTCTTCATATTATATACG GTGTTGCCAGGCTGAAGACTTACGAGGCAAACCCCGACACGAAAAGGCTTTACGATGACTTGTTGTCGAATTACAACAGACTCATACGCCCAGTCATCAATAACACCGAAACCTTGACAGTTTGGCTCGGTTTAAAGCTGTCGCAACTGATTGAAATG aatttgaaaaATCAAGTGATGACTACCAACGTCTGGGTAGAACAG AAATGGTTCGATTATAAGCTACGATGGGATCCAGAAGACTACGGTGGCGTGGAAATGCTATACGTGCCTTCCGAAAATATTTGGCTACCAGATATCGTCCTATATAATAA CGCTGATGGCAATTACGAAGTAACGCTAATGACGAAAGCTACGTTAAAGTATACTGGTGAAGTATCTTGGAAACCGCCCGCTATTTACAAATCATCCTGTGAAATAAACGTCGAATATTTCCCGTTCGATGAACAATCGTGCATCATGAAATTCGGCTCGTGGACGTACAATGGTGCTCAG GTGGATCTGAAGCATATGAAACAGGAGCCTGGCAGTAATTTAGTCGCGACAGGGATAGACTTAAATGATTTCTACTTATCAGTAGAATGGGACATTCTAGAAGTACCTGCGTCCAGAAACGAGGAGTATTATCCGTGTTGCACAGAACCTTATTCTG ATATCACGTTTAACATTACGATGCGAAGAAAGACGTTATTTTACACGGTCAACTTAATTATTCCGTGCGTGGGTATTACGTTCCTTACGGTACTTGTTTTTTACCTGCCAAGTGACTCGGGTGAAAAA GTATCGTTATGTTCCTCTATTCTACTCTCGTTAACGGTGTTCTTTTTACTACTAGCCGAAATCATTCCGCCTACATCGCTGGCTATACCGTTATTGGGGAAATACTTACTGTTTACCATGATCTTAGTCACTTTGTCAATATGGATCACCGTATGCGTTTTAAACGTTCACTTCCG CTCTCCATCTACGCACAACATGTCACCGTGGGTTAGACAAGTATTTTTAAATTGGATGCCACGAATTTTAATGATGCGTCGAACACCATATTCAACGCCAGAGTACGACGATACGTACATGGATAGCGGATATACCAATGAAATAGATTTTAG CGTTAGCGATTACCCGCTGGAATTGAAAGGAAGTCCGGATGGATTTGAAAGTGTCACTTCCcaatataaaaatatacgagAAGACGACGCCCGGCATATGCCACATGCATCAG TTACTGATAGTGACATCATTCCAGTTACCGATAGTGAAAATACGATGCCGAGAAACTTGTCCCCGGATGTCATATCAGCTCTCAAGGGTGTGCGTTTTATTGCTCAACATATTAAAAATGCAGACAAAGATAATGAA ATTATAGAAGATTGGAAGTTTGTAGCTATGGTTTTAGACAGACTTTTTCTTTGGGTGTTTACATTGGCGTGTACCGGAGGGACGCTTGGCATAATATTCCAAGCGCCAAGTTTATACGATACAAGAGAACCTGTGGACCAACAACTCTCTCAAATATCATTCCGTAATTATATGTATCCAAACGTAGAAGAAGTTTTGAAAGATGATTTAAAACTCTGA
- the Nachrbeta2 gene encoding nicotinic acetylcholine receptor beta2 isoform X2, with amino-acid sequence MRMMTLGVFFNVLHIIYGVARLKTYEANPDTKRLYDDLLSNYNRLIRPVINNTETLTVWLGLKLSQLIEMNLKNQVMTTNVWVEQKWFDYKLRWDPEDYGGVEMLYVPSENIWLPDIVLYNNADGNYEVTLMTKATLKYTGEVSWKPPAIYKSSCEINVEYFPFDEQSCIMKFGSWTYNGAQVDLKHMKQEPGSNLVATGIDLNDFYLSVEWDILEVPASRNEEYYPCCTEPYSDITFNITMRRKTLFYTVNLIIPCVGITFLTVLVFYLPSDSGEKVSLCSSILLSLTVFFLLLAEIIPPTSLAIPLLGKYLLFTMILVTLSIWITVCVLNVHFRSPSTHNMSPWVRQVFLNWMPRILMMRRTPYSTPEYDDTYMDSGYTNEIDFSVSDYPLELKGSPDGFESVTSQYKNIREDDARHMPHASVTDSENTMPRNLSPDVISALKGVRFIAQHIKNADKDNEIIEDWKFVAMVLDRLFLWVFTLACTGGTLGIIFQAPSLYDTREPVDQQLSQISFRNYMYPNVEEVLKDDLKL; translated from the exons ATGCGAATGATGACGTTGGGCGTGTTTTTCAATGTTCTTCATATTATATACG GTGTTGCCAGGCTGAAGACTTACGAGGCAAACCCCGACACGAAAAGGCTTTACGATGACTTGTTGTCGAATTACAACAGACTCATACGCCCAGTCATCAATAACACCGAAACCTTGACAGTTTGGCTCGGTTTAAAGCTGTCGCAACTGATTGAAATG aatttgaaaaATCAAGTGATGACTACCAACGTCTGGGTAGAACAG AAATGGTTCGATTATAAGCTACGATGGGATCCAGAAGACTACGGTGGCGTGGAAATGCTATACGTGCCTTCCGAAAATATTTGGCTACCAGATATCGTCCTATATAATAA CGCTGATGGCAATTACGAAGTAACGCTAATGACGAAAGCTACGTTAAAGTATACTGGTGAAGTATCTTGGAAACCGCCCGCTATTTACAAATCATCCTGTGAAATAAACGTCGAATATTTCCCGTTCGATGAACAATCGTGCATCATGAAATTCGGCTCGTGGACGTACAATGGTGCTCAG GTGGATCTGAAGCATATGAAACAGGAGCCTGGCAGTAATTTAGTCGCGACAGGGATAGACTTAAATGATTTCTACTTATCAGTAGAATGGGACATTCTAGAAGTACCTGCGTCCAGAAACGAGGAGTATTATCCGTGTTGCACAGAACCTTATTCTG ATATCACGTTTAACATTACGATGCGAAGAAAGACGTTATTTTACACGGTCAACTTAATTATTCCGTGCGTGGGTATTACGTTCCTTACGGTACTTGTTTTTTACCTGCCAAGTGACTCGGGTGAAAAA GTATCGTTATGTTCCTCTATTCTACTCTCGTTAACGGTGTTCTTTTTACTACTAGCCGAAATCATTCCGCCTACATCGCTGGCTATACCGTTATTGGGGAAATACTTACTGTTTACCATGATCTTAGTCACTTTGTCAATATGGATCACCGTATGCGTTTTAAACGTTCACTTCCG CTCTCCATCTACGCACAACATGTCACCGTGGGTTAGACAAGTATTTTTAAATTGGATGCCACGAATTTTAATGATGCGTCGAACACCATATTCAACGCCAGAGTACGACGATACGTACATGGATAGCGGATATACCAATGAAATAGATTTTAG CGTTAGCGATTACCCGCTGGAATTGAAAGGAAGTCCGGATGGATTTGAAAGTGTCACTTCCcaatataaaaatatacgagAAGACGACGCCCGGCATATGCCACATGCATCAG TTACCGATAGTGAAAATACGATGCCGAGAAACTTGTCCCCGGATGTCATATCAGCTCTCAAGGGTGTGCGTTTTATTGCTCAACATATTAAAAATGCAGACAAAGATAATGAA ATTATAGAAGATTGGAAGTTTGTAGCTATGGTTTTAGACAGACTTTTTCTTTGGGTGTTTACATTGGCGTGTACCGGAGGGACGCTTGGCATAATATTCCAAGCGCCAAGTTTATACGATACAAGAGAACCTGTGGACCAACAACTCTCTCAAATATCATTCCGTAATTATATGTATCCAAACGTAGAAGAAGTTTTGAAAGATGATTTAAAACTCTGA